One Primulina huaijiensis isolate GDHJ02 chromosome 8, ASM1229523v2, whole genome shotgun sequence genomic region harbors:
- the LOC140982039 gene encoding uncharacterized protein, with translation MDIVGPFPIARAQKKFLLVAADYFYKWVEAEPLTEITEQEDLKFLWKNIFQGKEITAWCQEMKITQSFTFVAYPQANGQTEVVNMIIVQALKTRLHGKEKDWVEELPSVLWAYRTTPQAPTQETPLILYMVLNQFFRLKSNNLLLG, from the exons ATGGACATTGTTGGTCCCTTTCCAATTGCCCGGGCTCAGAAGAAATTTCTTTTGGTGGCTGctgattatttttataaatgggTAGAAGCTGAACCCTTGACAGAGATTACTGAGCAGGAAGATTTGAAGTTTCTGTGGAAGAACATT TTTCAGGGAAAAGAGATCACAGCTTGGTGTCaggaaatgaaaatcactcagtctttCACTTTTGTTGCTTATCCTCAAGCCAATGGTCAAACAGAGGTGGTGAACATGATTATTGTGCAAGCCTTGAAAACAAGGCTACATGGTAAAGAAAAAGACTGGGTGGAGGAATTGCCTAGTGTTCTCTGGGCATACCGAACTACTCCTCAggcacctactcaagaaactcctttAATCTTGTATATGGTTCTGAATCAGTTCTTCCGGTTGAAATCAAACAATCTTCTGCTCGGGTAG